The DNA region ACCCAGGGGCACGGCGCGCTATGCGGCTGGCGGAACAGTTGTGAGCACATCCCTGCGGCGAGTTGAGGTTATTTCGACTTGGAAGGTTCCTGAATTGATTTCATGTAGCTGACGACCTCCTCCGCATCCTCCCTGCTGAAGCGGAAGGTCGGCATGGAAGGATGGATGCTGCTATAGCCGTCCTGCAGTCGTTGCAAGAAGTCGCTGTCGTAGAGTTTGGTTTCACTGAAGGTGCGAAAGGGCGGCGCCAGCCTGTTCGGGCTGTTCCCGGTCCTGCCAATGGAGTGACATCCGGCGCATAGCCTTTGCAACATCTCTTTGCCATGCCGCTGCTCCTCAGCCCGCGCCTGGGCCATGGTGCTCGAAAAGAGACATATGGTCAGTAC from Bradyrhizobium sp. B124 includes:
- a CDS encoding cytochrome c produces the protein MRQNSGTTAMTRSLLVLTICLFSSTMAQARAEEQRHGKEMLQRLCAGCHSIGRTGNSPNRLAPPFRTFSETKLYDSDFLQRLQDGYSSIHPSMPTFRFSREDAEEVVSYMKSIQEPSKSK